The sequence below is a genomic window from Candidatus Nanopelagicales bacterium.
CGTTGTCAGCCACCTCGAAGGAGGTTCCCTCATCGACAGACTTGGTGACCTCACCCATGAAGCGGGTGAGGAGGCGGTTGACGACAAAGGCAGGCGCGTCGGATACGAGCACGCAGGACTTCTTCAGCGACTTGCCAACGGCAAATGCGGTTGCCAGCGTCTCGTCATTGGTCTGCTCGGCTCGGACGATCTCCAGCAGCGGCATGACAGCGACAGGATTGAAGAAGTGGAAGCCCACCACCCGCTCGGGATGTGCCAGTTGTGACGCCATCTCGGTCACCGATAACGACGAGGTGTTCGTTGCCAGGATGCACGTGTCGCTAACGACCGCCTCAACCTCGGCAAACACCTGCTGCTTGACCTTCAGATCCTCAAATACCGCTTCGATGACGAAGTCAGCGTCGGCGAACGCTTCCTTGCTCACCGAACCGGTGATCAGGGCCTTAAGTCGGTTCGCCTTATCGCCATTCATGCGACCCTTTGCGGCCAACTTGTCGATCTCGCTGTGTGCGTAAGCAACGCCCTTGTCGATTCGTTCCTGATCGAGGTCGGTGAGCACCACCGGAACGAGCAGTCTCTGCGCGAACAGCAGGCCGAGTTGGCTGGCCATCAGCCCAGCGCCGACGACGCCGACCTTGGTGACCTTCTGGGCCAGCGACCGGTCTGGCACACCGACTGGACGCTTGGCGCGCTTCTGCACCAAGTCGAACGCGTAGAGCCCTGAACGCAGTTGTTCGCTCATGATGAGGTCGGCGAGTGCATCGTCCTCGGCAGCGAAGCACTCAGCCTTGGGGGCGGTCTTGGCCAGTTCGATCAGATCCAGCGCGCGGTGCGGCGCTGGTGCCGCTTGCCCAATCTTGGCTTTGGCGAATTCCCGACCGGCATTGACCGCCGCATCCCATCCTTCGCCACGGTCGACCTCGGGTCGTTCGACGGCGACGTCGCCATTGAGAACCTTGGCGGCCCACAGCAGGGACTGCTCCAGATAGTCGGCTGGCTCGAACATCGCGTCAGCGATGCCAAGATCAAGTGCCTGCTTGGGCTTGAGCATGCGGTTCTGGCTGAGCGAGTTCTCGATGATGACCTTGACCGCATTCGGAGCGCCGACGAGATTGGGCAGCAAATAGGTACCACCCCAGCCCGGTACCAGCCCGAGGAAGCACTCGGGTAGAGCGAGCGCAGCGGCACCTGCGGACACAGTGCGGTAGTTGCAATGCAGCGCAATCTCAAGACCGCCACCCATGGCGGCACCGTTGACGAACGCGAATGTCGGCACCGCCAACTCGGAGAACCGGTTGAACACGCGGTGGCCGAGTTGGCCGATCTCCAGCGCCAATTCGCGGCTCGTGGCCTGTGGGACTGCGCTCAGGTCAGCGCCGACGGCGAAGATGAATGGCTTTCCGGTCAGGCAGACTGCGACGAGGTCAGTGCGTGCACTGACCTCGTCCAAGGCTGTGTCGATAGACGACAAGCCACCGGGGCCGAAGGTGTTCGGCTTGGTGTGATCGAAACCGTTGTCCAGCGTGATGAGCGCAGCCGTGCCAGCGCCCAGTGGCAGATCCAGGTAGCGAACCTTGGCCTGGGTAACGACCTCGGTGGATGTGTTCTCGTTGTCTGACATGTGTTGTCCCTCAGCCCTTTGATCCGTCGTAGTTCGGGTTCTCCCAGACGACCGTTGCGCCCTGGCCGAGGCCAACACACATGCTCGTCAGTCCGTAGCGGACCTCGGGGTGATCTTCAAAGTCACGTGCCAGGTACGTCATGAGACGAACGCCGGACGACGCCAACGGATGGCCAACGGCGATTGCTCCACCCATAGGGTTGACTCGCTCGTCATCGTCGGCGATCCCGTAGTGATCCAGTAGCGCAAGGACCTGCACGGCGAATGCCTCGTTGAGTTCGAACAGTCCAATGTCGTCGATCGACAGGCCGGCTTTCGCCAACGCCTTCTCGGTCGCAGGCACTGGGCCGATGCCCATGATGGCCGGGTCGACGCCGACGAATGCGTAGCTGAGCATGCGCAGCTTCTTGGTCAGGCCCAACTCGTCAGCGGCCTCTTCCGAGGCGAAGATTGCTGCGGTCGCACCGTCGTTGAGTCCCGAGGCGTTTCCGGCGGTGACCCGACCATGTGAACGGAACGGAGTCTTGAGGCCAGCGAGGGATTCCATCGTGGTAGCGGGTCGAGGTGCCTCGTCCTGTGTCGCCAAGCCCCAACCAGCGTCGGCGGTACGAATGGCGACCGGAACCAGATCCGGCTGGATCTTCCCATCCGCGTATGCCTTGGCCGTCTTTACCTGTGATGCCATTGCGAAGGCATCGGCGCGTTCCTTGGTGAGTTGGGGGAAACGGTCGTGGAGGTTCTCGGCTGTCATTCCCATCTGCAGCGCTTCGGGATTGACGAGTTTCTCCGAAACGAAGCGAGGATTGGGGTCAACACCCTCGCCCATCGGGTGACGGCCCATGTGCTCGACACCCCCGGCGATTGCGACGTCGTAGGCGCCGACGCCGATGCCCGAGGCGACCACGGTGGATGCCGTCATCGCTCCGGCGCACATGCGGTCGATCGAGAAACCCGGAACAGTCACGGGCAGGCCTGCGAGGATGCCGGCGGTACGACCGAGGGTCAGACCCTGGTCGCCGATCTGGGTGGTTGCTGCGATCGCGACCTCTTCGATGCGCTCAGGTGGCAGGTTCGGATTGCGGCGGACCAGTTCCCGAATGGCCTTGACGATCAGGTCATCGGCTCGGGTTTCGGCATAGATGCCCTTGGCCCCGGCCTTTCCGAATGGAGTCCGTACTCCGTCAACGAAGACGACGTTTCTGCCGGCGTGCGCCATATTGCCTCCAGGCTACGAGTAGCAAGGCTCTGACGAGCCCGCCACGGCTGCGTTGCCGCGAATGGCAACGTGGGGGCGGAGACCCTCTGCGGCTATGTTACCGGCCGGTAACACACTGTCATGCGTCGGGCTTGGTTGCCGCTCGCGCTAGCTTGATCGACAGTGGTCAGATCGCCGTCAGTCGCGACCGCTCATCGTCGCGGTCGTCGGCGCAGGCGATCTCGTACGCGCCCTGCTCAAGCTTGACTCGCATCGATTTGGTGGTGCCGGGGAGCAGTCGAGGGATGGATCCATAGACCAGGCTGAACTGGCCATCCTTTGGACCATACAGAGTCACCTGAATCGCTTCCTCGCCGACAGCAGTTGCCCTGATCACAACCTCGCCCGCGTTGACGATGGCCGGCTCACTGTCGCACTTGTCTGGATCGGTCACGACCGTGACGACTTGGCGTGCGG
It includes:
- a CDS encoding enoyl-CoA hydratase/isomerase family protein; protein product: MSDNENTSTEVVTQAKVRYLDLPLGAGTAALITLDNGFDHTKPNTFGPGGLSSIDTALDEVSARTDLVAVCLTGKPFIFAVGADLSAVPQATSRELALEIGQLGHRVFNRFSELAVPTFAFVNGAAMGGGLEIALHCNYRTVSAGAAALALPECFLGLVPGWGGTYLLPNLVGAPNAVKVIIENSLSQNRMLKPKQALDLGIADAMFEPADYLEQSLLWAAKVLNGDVAVERPEVDRGEGWDAAVNAGREFAKAKIGQAAPAPHRALDLIELAKTAPKAECFAAEDDALADLIMSEQLRSGLYAFDLVQKRAKRPVGVPDRSLAQKVTKVGVVGAGLMASQLGLLFAQRLLVPVVLTDLDQERIDKGVAYAHSEIDKLAAKGRMNGDKANRLKALITGSVSKEAFADADFVIEAVFEDLKVKQQVFAEVEAVVSDTCILATNTSSLSVTEMASQLAHPERVVGFHFFNPVAVMPLLEIVRAEQTNDETLATAFAVGKSLKKSCVLVSDAPAFVVNRLLTRFMGEVTKSVDEGTSFEVADNALEPLGLPMTPFVLMGLVGPAVAYHVSETMKQAFPDRFYVSENLGRLVEAKKTAIWSWDTGTQQIDPEVAELFVMGDSPLTAAEVRDRALEALAQEIRLMLDEGVVAEPQDIDLCMIMGAGWPFHLGGITPYLDRTGVSERVTGKRFLAPGVASVPA
- a CDS encoding acetyl-CoA C-acyltransferase, which codes for MAHAGRNVVFVDGVRTPFGKAGAKGIYAETRADDLIVKAIRELVRRNPNLPPERIEEVAIAATTQIGDQGLTLGRTAGILAGLPVTVPGFSIDRMCAGAMTASTVVASGIGVGAYDVAIAGGVEHMGRHPMGEGVDPNPRFVSEKLVNPEALQMGMTAENLHDRFPQLTKERADAFAMASQVKTAKAYADGKIQPDLVPVAIRTADAGWGLATQDEAPRPATTMESLAGLKTPFRSHGRVTAGNASGLNDGATAAIFASEEAADELGLTKKLRMLSYAFVGVDPAIMGIGPVPATEKALAKAGLSIDDIGLFELNEAFAVQVLALLDHYGIADDDERVNPMGGAIAVGHPLASSGVRLMTYLARDFEDHPEVRYGLTSMCVGLGQGATVVWENPNYDGSKG